The Bacteroidota bacterium nucleotide sequence TTAGGATGTTCTCTGCCGGAATATTTTGACGGGATGTGTTCCCTCGCAAAAAATAATTTTTCATTCGATGGAAAAGTTTGCTATCCCAATGAAAAAACGACGCGCGATGAAATTGTGGAGACCGCGCTTCTTTTTCTGAATTCTCCATATCTCTGGGGCGGAAAAACTTTTCTCGGTATTGATTGTTCAGGTTTCACGCAAACTGTTTTTAAAGCGAATGGAATAAAACTGAAACGTGATGCGTGGCAGCAGGCAGAAACTGGAACTTCCTATTCATTCGTGGAAGAATCTCATGCAGGCGATCTTGCTTTTTTTGACAATGAGGAAGGAAAGATCACGCACGTGGGAATTGTAATTCACGACAACCGCATCATACACGCGAGCGGGCGCGTGCGCATAGATCATTTCGATCATTACGGCATTTTTACTCCCGAGCGCGGCGGGTACACGCATAATTTAAGAGTGATAAAGAATATTGTGGGGTGAGGATTTGGATTTTTGATTTTTGACTTGAGATTCGTGTATAATATTTTCCTACTTTATTAGTCCTTTCTACTCCCTCCT carries:
- a CDS encoding C40 family peptidase, with amino-acid sequence MYGIIHLSVIPVRKEPSDRSEMITQLLFGDTFKSIGEKDNWLFIHSDADGYEGWIDRKQSTEISEAEHKKIISAPSFVSKDLFGIITNKNSGESFPIPLGCSLPEYFDGMCSLAKNNFSFDGKVCYPNEKTTRDEIVETALLFLNSPYLWGGKTFLGIDCSGFTQTVFKANGIKLKRDAWQQAETGTSYSFVEESHAGDLAFFDNEEGKITHVGIVIHDNRIIHASGRVRIDHFDHYGIFTPERGGYTHNLRVIKNIVG